The Phragmites australis chromosome 1, lpPhrAust1.1, whole genome shotgun sequence genomic interval GCAAGATTGACCATAAATCCTGACAAGGTTTATAGGATAGCGATGACAAAGCTCAATACATCTGCTGCAATCCTTGAGGTCATGGGCGCACCCTTAGCTGGTACTGACGTCAGAGCATATGTTATGTCTGGAGGGGGTCCTAAATTAAAGGACTTCAAATTTAGGCTTGGTGGCAAACGGTGCTTCCTCATCTTCCCCATTAAAGGATCAGAAAGAAAGGGTCTCGTGAGTGTTGAGgtcaagaagaaaaagggacAGGTATTCGAATTATCTTTGTCTATTTATAGCAAACACTACTTAAGTGCACCAGATTGAGCATCTGATGCTTATATATGCACAATATGATTGAGGTCTCAGGCCTTTAGTGAATAAACAAAAGTTTGGACAAATGGTGCAAAAATAGAGTTAAATGAAGCAGGCTCCCTTTTCCTGCTTCGTCCCTAATGATATAAGTCGAGCAAATATTGTTTTTCTTCAAATGTACTGGTCCTATTTTACATCTCTGGAGAATTGTTGACAGCTCTTTTGTTGAAATGAATGACAATACAGTGATGGACACATTTTGCACTTAGAGTTAGCCAGCTGGAAAGTACTACTTTTAGTATTATTTGAAGAAACCTAACATATGATCTAAACTTGCTTAAGATAGTGGGGAAATGAGTAGTATTACCATGACGTTTTCTCTTTTCCCCATGACAGCTTGTTTTCTGACCTTGTCTTAAACCCTTTGCAGTATGACATGAAGCTACTAGCTGTTGACATACCAATGGCATCTGGGCCTGATCAGCGGTTATTCCTTGTCGGTGATGAACAAGAGTACAAGGTGGGTGGGGGCTTGATATCTGAGCTGCGAGACCCTATAGTAAAAGCTATGGCTGCAGAGAAGGAGTTTGATTATCTTGATGAAAGAGAGGATGCGGAGGATGAACGTAGGGAGCGTGAGGAGGCCGAGCTACGGCAACAGGAAGAGGAAGCCGAAGCATTGAGGCGCGAGGAGGAAAGATTGCGCGAGGAGGCTGAAGAAAGGAGGCGGCGGGACACTGAGAATCTGGAGAAAGCTATTTGACACACTTAACTGTGTCGATTTTTCGTGTTGTGCATTGTTTTCGTTCCCTTCACTGCACCATGTAGCACACAATTGTTTTCGTTTCCACAGAAAGAGAACACTGCAATTCGCCATTGAGCCGTCATCTTTCACAGCGTGTCAAGAAAGAAATAATTTTGGCTGCTCCGCAACTGATTACTTCGGGGAGCGCTGTAATTTAGTGGTTTCTTAATGGTTAACCTTTTGCTGCACATCTGGTGCTCTGAAAGTTTTTTCGAGAACGCGTGGTTGAGAATTGCGATGGCTTCAGAAACTTTACCtgcttcttttattttatttttttatgcgAAAGGGGATAGAATTATATTAAGAGGCAGCACAGAACATTCCTAAATGGCATACAGCACCCTGGAAACGAACGAAATTACAGAAGAGAACAAAACACGGTCCTGCCTGCAAACTTCATCCGCTCTGATGGCATCCGCTGGTCCGTCGCCACGGTTTACCCGCAGACGAGCAAGAACAGCACAGCGTAGAACAATAGAAGCAGCAAGAACTCCTTCCTCCACTCCACCTCTCGGCGTCAACGAAGAAGACCAAACATTGTGAAGCCGTACAATCCAGTACCTCGCCGGAGCTCATCTTCACGCTGAAAGAACATCGGCATCTTCCACGCGACAACCGgaagaagaaacaaaccaaAAACTAACAAATTGTAGCACAGGGGATGAAGAACCAACCCTCAGTCGCAACCAACACATACACGCATACATCACACAAGCACTTACAAGCCTCACAAAGCCCTCGCCGGAGACCTCACCGGAGACAGCTTGAACGAGCAAAAGCCCGCATGTTGTTGTCACCAACGCCACCACCGGAGAACCAACAACTTAACCAGAAGAAAGCTACCAAGAAGGCCGAGCTGAGAGCTTCCTCCGGAGCTGAGTTGATGGATGGCCGACGAACACTGCCAGACGAGTGCCATCGGGAAGAAAACACCCAACTACCTAGATCTAAAACTAAACCCACTGCTAACTATCCTATCAGCTACGGCCTGCGTCGATCCGTCGAACCCAACTCCCCCGACACCGGAGAAGCAATCGGAGGCCGGAGTTCAGCAAGATCGACGCCGGATTCACGAATCGGCTGTGGAGTCGCCTAAGGAGAAGAAGCTACTGTAGCTTGTGGATAAGAACGGATCCCTCTGCTCCTACAAGTTTACCTGCTTCTAGGCATGTCGATGTTCTGCTTAAGCGGTTAAACCCTGAGAATCGTTGCTGGATGAAAAcaaaagtgttttttttttctcatgacATGACAGCAAAAACGCATTGTTTTCCTGAATCTTCTTCAGGCGATGGATCTAACCAGACAAATAGGTTCAAGTATTTAACGCTTGAAGACTGAAACGAAATATTGATGTCACGCTCCAGCTGCACAGCATGGAAAtgctctgattgcaaatgtcaAATTGTTGGTGtgctacacacacacacacacacacacacaattcaGAGCACTTTTTTTTAGAACGGAATCAAGACATTCAAACATAGAACAGACGCAATCACCAAAGTGAAGAAGAAACCTGTAGAAGAAATGGCAGGAAAAACAATCTTTAAATACAACTCCAGGAAATCTGAAGCAATGGCACAGACTAGTTTTATAGTTGATCAAACTACTCAGAAGAAGACTACACATGGTGCCATGCACCAGGAAAACAAAATCATCTAATATAACTATAACATGATATGGACAGAGACAACCCTTACAATTAGTTACACTTACGTAACAGGAATCGCTTCAGGCACTAGACCAGCCCGTGAAACAgactttagttttttttttctctttcttttagcGCGATTTTTATAGCAACTACAGGGAGGGCTTTATTGTACGGGTGTCATCCATCCACTGATACTAATCCGTAGATTGCTTGTCGGCAACTTTCCTTTCCCCAACTCCGGCTTCGCGGCTTTACGCCTCCCTTGGCGCCAAATCCACCCTTCCAGGTACTAAATCTCCCCAGATTCCAGTCCGATCAAATCCCCAGATTCCAGCGGTTCTTGGGAGtacttctcttttttctctctcttcttggtCATGTGCGAAATTCATGGATTCATGACGCTTTCTGTGTCCCGATTGCTTGGCAATTACGTGGATTCTGGGATTCCAGTTCAGCTGAGTTTTGTATCTTGAACAGTAGCTGCGCAGGTTAGGCTAGAAGCACTCATCAGACTGCTGTGGCGTGTCCGTGTATAGAACAGGATAACGGGGAAGAAAGGGGATAATGACTATGAGATGATGAGAGCTGAGATGTCCTGTTCTTGTGATTTGTTGGAGGCgattaaattttaatttggacGAACCAGTACCACCACGCCAACTAGGACTGGGGCTCTTTCGGTTGCTGATACGTCAAGCAGTCGTAAGGTCAGGAAGTTGGTCCTGTGATCTTTACACCAGCAGATGTTTGGAGGTTGTAAGGTCAGGAAGTTGGTCCTGTGATCTTTACACCAGCAGATGTTTGGAGGTTGGATGCATCATGGATGTTTGGATGGTATCTTGAACTAGGAAGAAGTCGAAAACATGCTGTAGTATATGCTGGTGGCTGGTGGTTGGTGCCCTTACATTGTCACAGTTTCCTGTCTGAAATAAACTCTAATGGAGTTTGCAGTTTTGCCAGGAGTCAGTTGTTGAGAATGGTATTGAAGCTCCTCATGCGATGCTGCACTGCAAAGGTCAGCATTCCTGCAAACACACTCAAATGTAACCGTTCGGTACTATGCCatttatacatacatacatacatacacgcACTTACTTACTTACTTACTTACTATATTGTGTCTGTTTTCGAATTGACGATTGGTTTTTGTTGCTTCTCATGTTTCCCTGACTGGACAGCAACACGCTGATGACGAAGACAAGATTGATTTCGGAGGTGGCAATGTTCATGTCGTAACAAGCAAAGAGGACTGGGACCAAAAGATTGCAGAGGCGAACAAGGATGGGAAAATTGTAAGTAAAACCTATGTTCAGTATAGCATATAACACATACTTGGAGTTTTTCAGTGTCTGTAATCTGATGCACGCATGGGTTCTAGCCTTCTAGGTTCTTTTTTCTTGACAATATGCTGCTTTCTTGTTTATTTGAGAATAGGAAACTGGaaactagttttttttcctttttatgatGAGAGCACAAGCATCCCCAATGCGTACATACAGGTAGGCTGTGTCATTGTTCAAAATCTGTAACTCAATGGGAAACCTTGACTGACTcaactagatttttttttcaccattGGTGAAGGTTGCAAGTTTGAATTCCACTGTAGTGTGTTGGTTTAGGAAATTGAATTGTACGATATGTTGAGTCTATTTTGTGTTCGGTCTTCAACCCACAAACATATTACTGTACTCTATCCGTTTGCTCTGGTTTGCCTTTTCTGTgctaattggaattggaaagTTGGTCCCGAGCCCTTGTTCTAGACATGTTTAGTCCTGCAGTCCTGTAGAGACACATAGTTTATACATGTTGAAGCCTCCGTGTTGGGTAATAGCCCTATGTTCTATCTTCTTTTGGTTATTCTTAGATCACACAGTACAATGATGAAATATGAGATGTCTAACCCTAAGAAATAAGCGAGTTAGGTTGTGTCTAGGCTTAAGACATAATCGATTAGGGGATTGCTTATGCCGTGGATCTTCAATGGGTGTTGGTTTTCTAATCGACGAGTTTTGAGGGGTTTCACGACTTCGGAGATCTGAAAGCGCGACTTGCTTGTGCTTTGATTGGCTTGATACGAGAATCGatgatttgattgcttgatgcTTGGAACGTACCCCTCTCCCCACCATATATAGTCAGGGGAACCCAGGACGTGATTCTATTTAGATACATCAGACGTATTCGACTCGAATTATGGAACTCCTGAATATCTAAGATTCCTTTCCAAACATGAGATAGTTTCCTAATTTAGAACTATCAACTTCCTTGTATTCAACCTTCATACTTTACTCCATAGCAGCTATGATTAACCCCGTATCGAGTAAGAGGCGATTCTTCGTACACCTTTTTTAGAGATATACGGAATAtgagataattatatatcatCGTCATACATAAATTGAATTGTGATTGCACAACTATAGATAAATATAATGCTACGTTTATGAATCTTTTGTAGGTGGTTGTGAATTTCAGTGCTTCCTGGTGTGGGCCATGCCGGGTCATTTCGACTGTTTACACTGAGATGTCACAGACATACCCCCAGCTCATGTTCCTGACAGTTGATGTCGACGAGTTGATGGTAACCGATGTTTTCTCAAACCTTTCTCCACTCTATATATGCATGTTGTCTTTTGAGACTGACAGTTTTTGCATCTAGAATCTCCATAGGTGATCCTAAAAATAAAAGGAAGTTGTTTCTCCATATGTGGTTAAGAAGACCACTCACTGGCTGTTCACTTCCCAAATGCCAAAAACGTACCAACATTAGTACAAATCTAGCCCATCTACTTTTCTGTTCTACATTTGAATCTGGGCATTGAGGATACTGTAAggtgttcagacttcagaggtTGTGATCGTCGTGTTGACAGCTCAATGCGTCACGCTTGTTTATCACCTAAGAACAGTTGATAAGCACCTTTCCTTATCTGGACTGTTGATCGCACGTTGTCACACCAGACTCATTTGGGTGGTGAAACCACTGATCCtgtcttgattttttttgcccGCAGGACTTCAGCTCGTCGTGGGACATTCAAGCGACGCCGACGTTCTTCTTCCTGAAGAACGGGCAGCAGGTGGACAAGCTCCTCGGGGCCAACAAGCCTGAGCTCGAGAAGAAAGTCGCCGCGCTCGCCGACAGCGGCGCCTGACCGACCCTGGTGCATCAAAGATGGATCATCATTCACCGGCCTGTACCGTTATTCTATTTGTGCTGCTCCTTCTCATTGTGTGCCTGCATCGGTGTGACATCTTCTGCGATGTGATCTGCATGCAGACTGTgcagtccccccccccccccccggcaatGATATCTTATGTAGTTTCTGTGGTGCTGATCAATGCACTCGTGAGTTTTTGATATGCCGTTTCCTGCTGGTGATTAGTGAAACATCAAGTGTGACCTGACACGAGCAATGGTGCTGGACTGGACCATAAGACACAGAACTGCATGGCATATGTTCAGATAAAATACTACTCCCCCATTTTAAATAagattcaatcaaacttttaaattttaactatcaatgatttttaaaatatttagtttgaaaatataaaaactatatatatatattgaagaatacttttataatattataaatttattagattttataaatatattttagtagaaGATAGTGATTGAAGTTACACATTAAAGATAGTGTTATGTTGAaaacataaaatattttttactattgATTTTGATTTCAAGTTTTTACATCATGGAAGTGGTTTtgggcatgtttggttgcttgAATAGAGCTTTGTAGAGCTGTATCGTATAAACAGGTTGAGTGAAAACAGACTGAGTGGACACAAATTGAGTTGAGTTATATGAGTTGAAAAAAattgtgtttggttgattgtatTTGTTTGGATAAGATgagctgattttttatttagctGATTGAATCTGAAGTTGTATGAGTAGATGCAAGAGTTGATATTATAATTAGTTACTTGtatgaaaattattttgtaaTACTGACAAATAAATCATTCCGTATAAAATCGTATATTTATATCCGTTAACGcagatgaaaaaatagatacagataactaaatatattttttaaaaattatacaCATACAACGAGTCAAGCCTAAGAAAATTTAGGCAACCAAAAACACCGTTTATGAACGCGATCATTTTCATACGACGCGTACCCGTACATCAGTCCGTGAACGTACTGTCGAAGTGTTGATCGTAGAACggttgttttttcttcttgttaTCTTTTGCTGATGGGACTGGGAGTGCGTGAGGCCGTGGTGTGCCACGTGTCAATCAATCTGCGGGGGACCAAACGATCAACGACGAGTTGCCAATGCCAACCAACTACCACAACGAACGGATGCCATTGGTCGATGACGAATCAGTACATTTTCTATCTCTGTTTTTAAATCCTCAGTCCATTTTCTGTGGAGTCCGATGACCGATGCCACCCGGCTCTGCATTTATCCATGACTACTCGTATGAGCATTTTCCAGGCTGGTTTGGACAGAACTCTAACCCCCGGATTCACGTAGCATCGTAAGTTTGTAAGTTAAACGAAAGTGAtttatatctttatttttaattaaaatacgGATGAGATGGTTTACACAAACATTTCTAATTTACTGTAGGAACCAGAGTGACGACTAGAGCAACTAAATAGATATCTCAACAGACTTCTTACGAAATTGATGATCTTCTACTAtttaatcacccaacgcacTTCTAAAAGAGAATCTCAACAGAACGCAACACAAACATGCAGCAAAAAAACTACGCCTACACAGAAAGTCCAAAGACTCCGAAGACAGGACCGGAGAGTCCggagtttaaaaaaaaatcaaaaacaaactTAAAGATTCAACAAAATGTGGATCTCATGATTAGAATCGAACACGATGTTCCACAACAAATCAATCAATGTCTCATCCCCATACAAAaattgaatcttgagaaaagatcacacaatgatcaaaagataaacaccgagtgaagaagatctccaaaCCGATGGTCTAAaagcaagagaattcaagaccctatcatatatgcatgtgtacgtgaattttatacctttagcatcaagaagaacaaattcCCAACGTGttaaaattcaactaaaaaaacaaaaatcaacacaaaaagaaaaaacttgacaTACGACAAGTGAATCAAGAAATGGAAACTAGAAGTAggagaattcaaacatatgtaacaaaataaatttcattactcaaagaggtcagctctattttagatAGACTATAAAGATTTCTCTCTCAAAACtttcacctattacatagactaagcactcatcatcATCTACTCTAAAATCTTaccacaatgctctcatatagGTGACATAAGGGATTTAAATAGTTGGTTCATCCTCTCCTATAACTCTATctctttatttataggcctaaaaaCTTGACTTCCaagttttctaattttttcccacatactcctctcttgtagtacatttctACCTatcatcgagggtattttggtctattttcttctccattcatcggacgggcttgacgccttcacgacttggctttgcctcgacgcaagctttacgatggtgccatatactcctccagtcctcccacgattttaaGACTAAATCATGAAAActtagcatgcttctcaaagcgtgactagccgtcaCTTACTTCCACCCGAGGCAAGTgctctgatgatgatgcgtgtcCTCCgttttgcgatcttgaccgccagcaagtctctcctgctcctgattccttgggccgccttgtcacttgcactagtatcccccttcgtttgactttatcaacatatCGTCTTTATCAtccgtttcatactttgcttgaccttcatgtgtacaactaggatcacacTTAACTCCATTCAGTCCTCTTAattgtctggcaccaagcacccgcttaacCCGATCACACGTCATCTACTGTCAAGTTACATCCGTTaactgcacaccttgaaacaagcaaacacatttctccataCTCCAAAACATCAGGTTAACACAAAATCAAAAAGttcaactcagagcatatcCTATAGAAAATGCGAGCACCAGATGTTCTGGTGTGTTCTGCTcttgaacaccagaccatccgatgaatgTAGCACTATCTGTTTCAGAAattttttgctctctgcaaggaAAGATCCGGTAAAaacttccggtgatctcatatccatcaccagataatctggAATATGCTAATCTACTGAACCatccttctgcaacctctctgcaacaaaaagTCTGACgtattctccggtgttcacaaactcagcaccggactatccggcgtacataatcaaacttggcgcaAAAAATCTCCTCTATACAGAAAATACTCAGACGCTCTCtaagtccatcaccggaccatccggtgtttgcttctatttctgcttcagcactgttggagggttaactcctatcgcagggatcctgagggacccctttttagagattcggcggggggatgattctgaatatgtttgctggagaaataaatggatgtaaatgcgatggcaggtggggtggaatgatctaatgcagaacatAGTAAATgtactggagggatttttagacaggttcggaccgcacagagtgtaataccctacttctgtgtggatgatataaatgccctgagagtgtctctcaggaatgtgctggttacaagaatgtctgtctatcctagagcttcgggctccttgttcttgggcttctatgcttgtacgaagatgttcttcgatctctgagcgTCCTTTGTCTGGGATTCGTGTTGGATTTCACCTTCTTTTGTCTGCGCCGCCGGCTCctttaaatactcgccggcggtaacgtgccctgaaagggagggcacgagttccaagatgccataaatagaaagagcgtcatcatggcctctgcgcgaggtgacggagggttgaaaacgcgcccccgcccggtcttcggtcgtcatcATGGCGATGGCAACGGGggtcgtggagagggcccaccgggcagccgcagagcggcccggcgtgcccacccaaTCTTGTTcacctgccacagcagcgcggcagacggaactcctcgggcctcgcgatactatcccgaggcacgccggatggcgcgggatgggacccacgcattaaatgtccccacgcccttctgccagaatatggcagggactgacaccgagcgtgacgGGAACAGTTGGAGGtaacaggccacgcgcgctcttaaatgcggcatcgagcctttcactggctgacacctcatcgctggacccctgtgggggccactgacggagggcttcctgggccatcggggaaccgagtgctcgggggtcactgttcgcagccctgagcactctctcccggacttgACTGtacgggtcctcggggaaccgagtgctcgggggccgctgctcgcagccctgagcactctctcccggaactacctttcttaggtcctcggggtactcgggtgttcgggggtcactgtttacctccccgagcactctcttcccggtactcggttttCCTGGTCGTtgggaccccgagcactctattcccggtcacttggtcttcacagatcatcggggaacccaggtactcggggaccactgatcgtggccccgagcgtcctctcccgggacttagttttttcGTACttcgcggagatgaaccccatgggaaggtgccacgtggcggattgctggactggcctcgggattcggggacccctagttccggATTCACCGACAAGCACCAACAATGTTTTGGTACTCTCTTCACCGTAACACTATACTATCCGGTGTAGTAAAAAACCCACACACCGAATGTTCCAGTGAGACATAATTTCCTGTACTCTGAAACAGTCTGcttcaattcaaactttggttaaCTATAAACTAGATCACACGCAAACAAGCTCATACTaatcaaaatcatttcaaatccaacgttatcaataactcatcagATACAATTCAAGtcatattttaacttgatttcttaTCTATCCATAACTTCAACTTCAGTTTCGTAGatttcagagttagaaatactcagctctaattttttttaagttgaagCACTTTGTCAAACAGACTCATTCTCACTTATTAATGAACTGCATGCCCCACTTGCATTTGGAAGGATATATTATGACGTAACTATACCGTGATCTAGCCGCTGATACATGAGCTAACTCTAAGTTAGCCCCGCGTATCAACGAAGACATCACCCATACAGTTACACTAAAAGAATAGCTTATCTTTCATTTGCACCAAAAGTCATGGATTATACAGTACCACCCGTTGAAACTAGTAGCCGCACATGTGTTTTACAAACATAGAATCAATTTAGGATATAACAATATAAAGAAATATTGAAGACAAATAATAacagattaaatatatttttaaaatttataaaagataaatattgaatatctaagtagagaagaaaaataataagagattaaatatattttttgaaggAGAAATATGTCTAACTTTACATGGTGATCGTTTGATTAACTCGAATAAACAGTGAAGATGAATTTAATCTACCAAACTCGTATATTTTATATGACTAACAGCTGCATACATGTTTCACATACGTAAAATCAACCCATCAGGCTGTGAGGAGTATTAAGATAATGGCTTATTTTGTAAgaagataaaaataattctctCGTAGTATATTTATGTAAACATAGCATGATGTAGATGACCTCCATGATAGACGGTGATGAAAGCGACGTGCAGGGCGATGACATATGCTCTCTAAAAAGGCATAACTAGTGTTGTAAGTAAAGTGTGAGTGACGTATTCTCTGAAAAAACCTGACGATAAATATATGGaagacaagtattaaatatctagttatagaagataaataataagagattaaatatatttttagaaaaaaatatatattcaactttatataataattatttaatcaACTTATATAAACTATAAAGATGGATAGAATCTATAGTAACTCCTATATTTTACAGGATTACAGGCTATAATTCAAAACAAGCCAACGGAACTAACGACGCGCTACGCGCCACGGATTTCGAACAAAtatcccgcgcgcgccggccgtGGGGCCTGGAACTACCTGCCGCAAGCGACGATGGCCTCGTGATTCGCGCCTCGCCAGTCGCCAAGGAAGTAGAGTAGGACGTCTCGGGGGCCCACTCCTCCGGCCTTCTCGGGTCCACCTGTGCGTGTTTCCAAAACTACCCCTCACCAAGTACTCCCCCTTCCTGCTACGCGGTCCGCCTGTCTCCAATCACCATGCGTTTCATGTGCTCGGTTACTTTTTTTTTaggggataaatgcaaaaacccccccaaaagtcacttggattttgactttcccccccaaaagttgttttgttgcaaaaaacccccaaaggtttgattttgttgcaaaaacacccctaaaaattcaaatttttttaaaacaaatcacaaaaaattctaaaaaaaactagagacaattataagacct includes:
- the LOC133885056 gene encoding thioredoxin H4-1-like, with product MVLKLLMRCCTAKQHADDEDKIDFGGGNVHVVTSKEDWDQKIAEANKDGKIVVVNFSASWCGPCRVISTVYTEMSQTYPQLMFLTVDVDELMDFSSSWDIQATPTFFFLKNGQQVDKLLGANKPELEKKVAALADSGA
- the LOC133884975 gene encoding uncharacterized protein LOC133884975 encodes the protein MAAALSSSRRGLHALHRRLLLHYSPAAARRPPPTPTLHHFSSPSAPTTSFSSSRFFTATRPHARLRPELLPPVPQRAQWLVGGARSVATGGSKLAPLGWGVKGLGRPVEAARSVAARYRQAVGLQVESFWRRNYMVLVGAGAVIVCIALWRIMFGIASTFVGLSEGMAKYGFLALATAIVAFAGMYFRARLTINPDKVYRIAMTKLNTSAAILEVMGAPLAGTDVRAYVMSGGGPKLKDFKFRLGGKRCFLIFPIKGSERKGLVSVEVKKKKGQYDMKLLAVDIPMASGPDQRLFLVGDEQEYKVGGGLISELRDPIVKAMAAEKEFDYLDEREDAEDERREREEAELRQQEEEAEALRREEERLREEAEERRRRDTENLEKAI